The Candidatus Thermodiscus eudorianus genome has a segment encoding these proteins:
- a CDS encoding DUF373 family protein — protein sequence MDKNGKRKPLILVIDIDDDIGEILGKKVIIGYDNVKEAVIEYGGKRPEDADVNAMLAGLKLYRELEERGYNPEIAVLGGHRVDSLEAQRNIKQEVARLVNSINEPVEFYIVSDGEDEFIISQLLHEYGSIAGFYRVIVEQHLGIEGGYLLILRYLKKAVEDPRYSRYLVGIPGIGLLVIGLTALFNVAYLALELLVLVVGFAMIIRGFNLEKPLEDRISGLLQAIWERPYFYAVGLLMFLLFSLTSLYTMYQAIEKYGYTIKAAIEISKTSIPILSAGVISYLLISRVFTKASLGNLNLFHEAAGMVVTVAIALAFYNMGLYMESVPSNEEIALHSFVDSGFIQYVIIGTGVAALIELVRRVVYRE from the coding sequence TTGGATAAAAACGGCAAGAGGAAGCCGTTGATTCTAGTGATCGATATAGATGACGATATAGGGGAAATACTCGGGAAAAAAGTTATCATAGGTTATGATAATGTAAAGGAGGCTGTGATCGAATACGGCGGCAAGAGGCCGGAGGACGCTGATGTCAACGCCATGCTGGCTGGCTTGAAGCTTTACAGGGAGCTGGAGGAGCGGGGATATAACCCGGAGATAGCCGTCTTAGGGGGCCATAGAGTTGATAGCCTGGAGGCCCAGAGGAACATAAAACAAGAGGTCGCCAGGCTAGTTAATTCGATTAATGAGCCGGTAGAGTTTTATATAGTAAGTGATGGTGAGGACGAGTTCATAATATCCCAGTTGCTACACGAGTACGGCTCTATAGCTGGCTTCTACAGGGTTATAGTAGAGCAGCATCTGGGCATCGAGGGCGGCTATCTTCTCATACTGAGGTATCTCAAAAAAGCCGTGGAGGATCCGAGGTATTCGAGGTACCTAGTTGGGATACCCGGGATAGGGCTACTGGTTATTGGACTGACAGCGCTTTTTAACGTGGCATATCTCGCTCTAGAGCTGTTGGTACTCGTAGTTGGTTTTGCAATGATCATCAGGGGCTTTAACCTGGAGAAGCCCTTAGAGGATAGAATCAGCGGCTTATTGCAGGCTATATGGGAGAGGCCCTATTTCTACGCGGTTGGGCTCCTAATGTTCCTGCTCTTCTCGCTTACATCACTCTATACAATGTACCAGGCTATCGAGAAATACGGGTATACCATAAAGGCCGCAATCGAGATCTCAAAGACATCGATACCCATACTGTCTGCCGGTGTAATATCCTACCTGCTGATATCAAGGGTGTTCACGAAGGCAAGCCTAGGCAACTTAAACCTGTTCCACGAAGCCGCTGGCATGGTGGTAACGGTAGCAATCGCCCTGGCATTCTATAACATGGGTCTCTACATGGAGAGCGTGCCGTCCAACGAGGAAATCGCGCTGCACTCTTTCGTCGACAGTGGCTTCATCCAGTACGTGATTATCGGGACAGGCGTGGCCGCTTTAATAGAACTTGTGCGAAGAGTGGTATACAGAGAGTAG
- a CDS encoding undecaprenyl diphosphate synthase family protein, with protein sequence MVLPNHVGLIPDGNRRWAQRNGVDLYSAYLRGLDVLMDAVDYLSDRGVGYITVFAMSLDNCRRRSRLEIEILKKISRIAFERVLNHNKVKSGKARIVVLGKPQLVGNEIKDEAFRIMMKTRWHTPYTVTILYCYSGEYEIEAAEKGYTPSSILVHPRLDLVIRTGGYPRLSGFLPLRADYAELYATDTLWPDLTRKEIDEALKWYSMLPKNFGR encoded by the coding sequence ATGGTGTTGCCGAATCACGTAGGCCTGATACCAGATGGCAATAGGAGATGGGCTCAGAGGAACGGCGTCGACCTTTACTCAGCGTATCTAAGGGGCCTCGACGTCCTAATGGATGCAGTTGACTACCTCTCCGATAGAGGAGTGGGGTATATTACGGTATTCGCAATGAGCCTGGATAACTGCAGAAGGAGATCGAGGCTGGAAATCGAGATCCTAAAGAAGATCTCTAGGATAGCATTTGAACGCGTCCTCAACCACAATAAGGTGAAGAGCGGAAAAGCCCGTATAGTGGTTTTGGGGAAGCCGCAGCTGGTGGGCAACGAGATAAAGGACGAAGCATTTAGGATCATGATGAAGACACGCTGGCACACGCCCTATACAGTGACGATACTATACTGCTACTCGGGGGAGTACGAGATAGAGGCGGCAGAGAAGGGATACACCCCCTCATCCATCCTAGTCCATCCCAGGCTGGACCTAGTCATTAGAACAGGCGGGTACCCCAGGCTAAGCGGCTTCCTACCACTGAGGGCAGACTATGCGGAGCTATACGCGACTGATACTCTATGGCCTGATTTAACCAGGAAGGAGATCGACGAGGCGCTCAAGTGGTATAGTATGCTTCCAAAGAACTTCGGCCGGTAG
- a CDS encoding DUF84 family protein: MQGKICGYKARVAVATKNSVKLRAVEKAFKRYCNVNSVVSVDPPPISKQPHGALDVVAGALARAERAYSEGDFGVGIEAGPIEFYASHGYIETQIAVVIGPGNRVSVGLSPSFEVPQMVVDGMLDGVELAELVPVKRRGDIGEGVGYIGIVTRGYITRQDLTEAAVVMALAPWIGGFHYELQTIEELKRKVLYSTR, from the coding sequence GTGCAGGGAAAGATCTGCGGGTACAAGGCTAGAGTCGCCGTTGCAACTAAGAACAGCGTCAAGCTCAGGGCCGTCGAGAAAGCCTTCAAGAGGTATTGCAACGTTAACAGTGTCGTCTCCGTCGACCCGCCCCCTATCAGCAAGCAACCGCATGGTGCCTTGGACGTAGTAGCCGGTGCCTTAGCTAGGGCTGAGAGAGCTTATTCCGAGGGGGATTTTGGGGTTGGGATAGAGGCTGGGCCGATAGAATTCTATGCTTCCCATGGCTACATTGAAACCCAGATTGCAGTAGTCATAGGACCAGGTAACCGGGTTAGCGTTGGCCTCAGTCCCTCCTTTGAGGTGCCTCAGATGGTTGTCGATGGCATGCTAGATGGAGTCGAGTTAGCTGAACTCGTCCCGGTCAAGCGGCGAGGAGATATCGGCGAGGGAGTTGGCTATATAGGGATCGTAACTCGCGGCTATATAACAAGGCAGGATCTGACAGAGGCAGCCGTGGTAATGGCCCTCGCCCCGTGGATTGGAGGCTTTCACTACGAACTACAGACTATTGAAGAATTAAAAAGAAAAGTTTTATACAGTACCCGATAA
- a CDS encoding 30S ribosomal protein S8e codes for MGVYQWRDHKKPSGAKKNWYYKVKRKYAMGRFFIPAVLSSSEERKLIRARGGNFKVRARKVAYAIVSDPEKGVSKKARILRVLETPANREYARRQIIVKGAIIETTEGKAVVTSRPGQDGVINAVLLKEK; via the coding sequence ATGGGAGTCTACCAATGGCGCGACCACAAGAAACCAAGTGGAGCTAAGAAGAACTGGTACTACAAGGTTAAGAGGAAGTATGCTATGGGCAGATTCTTCATCCCAGCCGTACTATCTTCTAGCGAGGAACGAAAACTGATCCGAGCCCGTGGAGGTAATTTCAAGGTAAGAGCAAGGAAAGTTGCCTACGCCATCGTATCTGATCCTGAGAAAGGGGTCTCGAAGAAGGCTAGAATCCTGAGGGTGCTAGAGACTCCTGCGAACAGGGAGTACGCCAGGCGTCAGATAATAGTTAAAGGAGCCATCATAGAGACCACAGAGGGTAAAGCTGTTGTCACGTCCAGGCCAGGGCAGGACGGCGTTATAAACGCGGTGCTCCTCAAGGAGAAGTAA
- a CDS encoding signal recognition particle protein Srp19 (binds to 7S RNA to mediate binding of the signal recognition particle protein Srp54): MSRDYKGRYTVVYPSYIDRRLPRRLGRKIPRELAVPGPRLEEIYEAAKELGLEPIVDENASYPRTWFHERGRVIVIKKYSKLDILKNISRYINNRRKRSKRI; this comes from the coding sequence TTGAGTAGAGACTACAAGGGGAGGTACACGGTAGTTTATCCCTCCTATATTGATAGGCGACTCCCCAGACGGCTTGGTAGGAAGATTCCCCGGGAGCTTGCAGTCCCGGGTCCACGCCTAGAGGAAATATATGAGGCGGCTAAGGAGCTTGGGCTAGAGCCTATCGTCGACGAGAATGCCTCGTACCCGCGTACATGGTTCCACGAGAGGGGTAGGGTTATCGTTATAAAAAAATACAGTAAACTAGATATATTGAAAAATATATCTAGATATATTAATAACAGGAGAAAGAGGAGTAAGCGTATATAA
- a CDS encoding Lrp/AsnC family transcriptional regulator, producing the protein MAGIGELEKKALELIENSEGGVLQSDLWKMLGLDSREGSRLVLRLVKKGLVKREQVSVKGRRTYKLTLAKTVAEPVTIKIDISSILDIPCTTCPYINECGPKNFHDPATCPFLEAWISYRLREGKRPIRRPAKV; encoded by the coding sequence TTGGCTGGAATCGGCGAGCTGGAGAAGAAGGCCCTCGAACTGATTGAAAATAGTGAGGGTGGCGTTCTTCAAAGCGATCTATGGAAGATGTTAGGCCTGGATAGTCGCGAGGGCTCCAGGCTGGTCCTGAGGCTGGTTAAGAAGGGCTTAGTTAAGCGTGAACAGGTCTCTGTAAAAGGCCGTAGAACGTATAAGCTAACGCTTGCAAAGACCGTGGCTGAACCGGTTACAATAAAGATAGACATATCGAGTATACTCGATATACCATGCACTACATGTCCTTATATAAACGAGTGCGGGCCGAAGAACTTTCACGATCCAGCCACATGCCCCTTCCTGGAAGCCTGGATCTCGTATAGGCTCAGGGAGGGTAAGAGGCCTATACGGAGGCCAGCAAAAGTTTAA
- a CDS encoding tRNA (guanine(26)-N(2))-dimethyltransferase has product MQKACAANSLIREGKALIYVPDLDRAIAPHGLEPAWLEVFYNPRMVFNRDLSVVAIAAYARLLAPLPEFIIVEPLTATGVRGVRYALEVEGPHRVVMGDIDGCAVEITGRNINLNKLAGRARVYWLDARELLLATRSLLEKPPLVIDIDPFGSPAPYLDAALSVIGNYGLLAVTATDLAVLEGSKRRAARRRYGVDLVKAPESKEIGLRILLGYIARVAASHDKYIEPVLSYYADHYFRAYVIVRRGARKADKMLENSIGHAHYCRGDKRTYILEEPPACISYSRPERIGPLWISSMNNASFIREAIKELKERRYLATVERGLRLLGLLECESSLEDRILHVSIDQIASFARKSMPPIDKLVSLLRSEGHAVCRSHYSPIAIRTSAPYASLVKLLLASV; this is encoded by the coding sequence TTGCAGAAAGCCTGTGCTGCAAACTCTCTGATAAGGGAAGGGAAAGCCCTGATATACGTTCCAGACCTGGATAGGGCTATAGCGCCTCACGGCCTCGAACCAGCATGGCTGGAGGTCTTCTACAATCCAAGAATGGTTTTCAACAGGGATCTAAGCGTCGTAGCCATAGCAGCCTATGCCAGGCTACTAGCGCCTCTGCCAGAGTTTATCATAGTTGAGCCCCTAACAGCGACGGGAGTCAGGGGGGTCAGGTACGCGCTGGAAGTGGAGGGGCCACACAGGGTTGTCATGGGGGATATAGACGGGTGTGCAGTGGAGATAACCGGTAGAAACATTAATTTAAACAAGCTAGCCGGGAGAGCCAGGGTCTATTGGCTGGACGCTAGGGAGCTACTACTAGCTACGCGCAGCCTGCTAGAGAAGCCTCCCCTCGTCATAGACATAGATCCCTTCGGCAGTCCGGCTCCATACCTCGACGCGGCGCTGTCTGTCATCGGTAACTATGGCCTGCTCGCTGTTACGGCGACCGACTTAGCAGTCCTAGAGGGGTCTAAGAGGAGGGCGGCCAGGCGGAGGTATGGCGTCGACCTAGTGAAAGCTCCAGAATCCAAAGAGATAGGGTTAAGGATCCTCCTAGGCTACATAGCCCGTGTAGCCGCTTCCCATGATAAGTATATCGAACCAGTACTCTCATACTACGCGGACCATTACTTCAGAGCATATGTGATTGTGAGGAGAGGCGCCCGGAAGGCGGACAAGATGCTAGAGAACAGCATCGGCCACGCCCACTACTGTAGGGGAGATAAAAGAACCTACATATTAGAGGAACCCCCAGCATGCATATCCTATTCGAGGCCAGAGAGAATAGGCCCTCTATGGATCTCGTCGATGAATAACGCCTCGTTTATAAGAGAGGCCATCAAAGAATTGAAGGAACGAAGATACCTAGCCACAGTAGAGAGGGGCCTCAGACTCCTTGGGTTACTGGAATGCGAGTCGAGCCTGGAAGATCGAATCCTACACGTCTCTATCGACCAAATAGCATCCTTCGCCCGGAAGAGCATGCCCCCTATAGACAAGCTGGTAAGCCTGCTAAGATCTGAGGGCCACGCAGTGTGTAGGAGTCATTATTCCCCGATAGCTATCAGGACGAGCGCCCCGTACGCTAGCCTTGTTAAACTTTTGCTGGCCTCCGTATAG
- a CDS encoding NTPase: MRPCAARRIFYTGNPGTGKSTIVKRIVDVLADSDCRIGGIFAPEVRSGTGTRIGFKIVDAATGRSGWLAKKGYPGQRIGRYGVVRRDVVEIGVEALKRALVEADVIVVDEIGPMELVVEELREAIISVLKSDKSLVGVVHRKLRVRDPTVYSLVAANSTIIEVTPENRDRLLKEVHAVAESLCCKLSDKGRESPDIRSRPG; encoded by the coding sequence ATGAGACCGTGCGCCGCGCGTAGAATATTCTACACGGGGAACCCTGGTACCGGTAAGAGTACTATAGTCAAGAGGATAGTCGACGTTCTAGCCGACTCGGATTGTAGGATAGGCGGTATATTTGCTCCAGAGGTACGGTCGGGGACTGGGACGCGCATAGGATTCAAGATCGTGGATGCCGCCACCGGGAGGAGCGGATGGCTGGCTAAGAAGGGCTATCCAGGGCAGCGTATAGGCCGGTACGGCGTCGTACGGAGGGACGTAGTGGAAATCGGGGTGGAAGCCCTCAAGAGGGCTCTTGTGGAGGCAGATGTTATCGTAGTTGATGAGATCGGCCCCATGGAGCTTGTGGTCGAAGAACTACGGGAGGCTATAATAAGCGTCTTGAAATCGGATAAGTCCCTTGTAGGCGTTGTTCATAGGAAGCTCAGGGTAAGGGATCCAACAGTCTATAGTCTAGTCGCAGCTAACTCTACGATAATCGAGGTCACCCCAGAGAACAGGGATAGGTTGCTTAAAGAGGTGCATGCGGTTGCAGAAAGCCTGTGCTGCAAACTCTCTGATAAGGGAAGGGAAAGCCCTGATATACGTTCCAGACCTGGATAG
- a CDS encoding helix-turn-helix domain-containing protein — MKLEAKDILYRTLAILYRYAEEVAVLEYPRSMERRSIDLAVRLPGGKRLLVKVARDVAEIPKSEVQELLFLASVLDSAPIMIAKDKEGVELVEGVAYEKSGVKVISPETLEGLLSGREPVYVFESRGSYKVRVNPVKLREKRLEKGFSLGDLAAALNTSRKAVYDYERGKLDPSIDRAEKLIKILGEEVVAPCDVFEATNLPEPRLLKPFDTKLEEETASRLVEAGFRVVHVKRTAIDIGGSINDARVVFTVQGKRESVKTLYEKSVYMSKMADVLNIDDKAVVVDDARTARELEKEDVTVITSNELVEFVKRLTRSNREQL, encoded by the coding sequence ATGAAGCTAGAGGCTAAAGATATACTATACAGGACCCTAGCGATACTCTACCGTTACGCCGAGGAGGTGGCAGTACTAGAGTACCCTAGGAGCATGGAGAGGAGGAGCATCGACCTAGCCGTGAGACTACCTGGAGGTAAGCGTTTGCTAGTCAAAGTAGCTAGAGATGTCGCGGAAATACCCAAGAGTGAGGTACAGGAACTCCTATTCCTCGCCTCGGTACTAGATTCGGCCCCCATCATGATAGCCAAGGATAAAGAGGGTGTGGAGCTCGTCGAGGGAGTGGCCTATGAGAAGAGCGGGGTCAAAGTGATCTCGCCTGAGACTCTCGAAGGCCTACTCAGCGGAAGGGAGCCTGTCTACGTCTTCGAGTCAAGGGGGAGCTACAAGGTCAGGGTCAACCCAGTCAAGCTTAGAGAGAAGCGTCTTGAGAAGGGCTTCAGCCTAGGGGACCTAGCAGCCGCGTTGAACACTTCTAGGAAAGCTGTGTACGACTACGAAAGGGGCAAGCTAGACCCCAGTATTGACAGGGCCGAGAAGCTGATCAAGATACTCGGAGAGGAGGTTGTAGCTCCCTGCGACGTGTTCGAGGCAACGAACCTGCCAGAACCAAGGCTTCTGAAGCCCTTTGATACAAAGCTCGAAGAAGAGACCGCGTCGAGGCTGGTGGAGGCGGGGTTTAGGGTTGTTCATGTAAAGAGGACGGCGATAGACATAGGTGGATCTATAAACGATGCAAGAGTCGTTTTCACGGTCCAGGGTAAGAGGGAGAGCGTGAAAACCCTCTATGAGAAGTCTGTCTACATGAGTAAGATGGCCGACGTCCTAAACATAGACGATAAAGCCGTTGTCGTTGATGACGCGAGGACCGCTAGAGAGCTTGAGAAGGAAGACGTTACCGTAATCACATCAAACGAGTTGGTAGAGTTTGTAAAGCGTTTAACCAGATCGAACAGGGAGCAGTTATGA